The DNA window TCGCATGAGTGGCGCGCTCAAAGTGCTCTCGGCGGGGCCGGCGCTGAGCCTGCAGGATCTCGGCCGGCGCGGGTATCTTGCGTTCGGGCTGACGCGGGGCGGGGCGGCGGATACGCTGGCCCTGCATGAGGGGGCCGCACTGCTGGGCCAGAGCGCGGAGCTTGCCGCCATTGAGATGACCGGGATGGGCAGTACCTTTGAGGCCACGGCAGACACGGTGATCGCCCTCACGGGTGCGCGGATGACCGCCACGCTTGACGGTGCACCGCTGGTCTGGAACGCGAGCCATGCGCTGCCCGCCGGCGCAAAGCTTGCCATCGGCGGGGTGCAGGCGGGCACCTGCGGCTATCTGCATGTGGCCGGCGGCTTTGATGTCCCGGTGCAGATGGGTGCGCGGGGCAGCCACCTCAACGCCGGCATCGGCGGTCTGCTGGAGGCCGATGACGCGCTGCCGCTCACAGATGCCTCTGCACGCAGCGGATATTTCCTGACACCCGACAACCGGCTCGCAGGTGGCACGATCCATGTGATCGAATCGATCCAGACCACCGAGTTCTCCGAAGAGACGCGTGCGCGTTTTGCCGCGACCCCCTTTCGGCGCGACCCGCGCGGCAACCGCCAGGGCGTGCGCATGGATTCCGACGGCGACGGGTTTTTCGCGCGGGACGGGCTTTCGATTGTCTCCGAGGTGATTGTGCCGGGTGACATCCAGATCACCGGTGACGGCGCGCCCTTTGTGCTGATGTGCGAGAGCCAGACCACGGGCGGGTATCCGCGGATCGGCACTGTAATCCCCTCGGATCTGCCAAAAGTGGCGCAGGCGCCGGTAGGCGCGCCTTTGAAGTTTGAATTTGTGAGCCATGAAGAGGCCCGCGCGCTGGAGACCCGCGCGCGGGCCGCGATAAAGGCGCTCGCAGGGCAGGTGCAGCCGCTGGTCCGCGACCCTGCCGATATCGCCGATCTGCTGAGTTATCAGCTTGTGAGCGGCGTCGTTTCCGCGTCCGCCGACCCGTTTGAGACATGAAAAGGAGGGCATCATGACCCGTGTGGATATCAATGCCGATATGGGCGAGAG is part of the Roseobacter ponti genome and encodes:
- a CDS encoding biotin-dependent carboxyltransferase family protein, whose product is MSGALKVLSAGPALSLQDLGRRGYLAFGLTRGGAADTLALHEGAALLGQSAELAAIEMTGMGSTFEATADTVIALTGARMTATLDGAPLVWNASHALPAGAKLAIGGVQAGTCGYLHVAGGFDVPVQMGARGSHLNAGIGGLLEADDALPLTDASARSGYFLTPDNRLAGGTIHVIESIQTTEFSEETRARFAATPFRRDPRGNRQGVRMDSDGDGFFARDGLSIVSEVIVPGDIQITGDGAPFVLMCESQTTGGYPRIGTVIPSDLPKVAQAPVGAPLKFEFVSHEEARALETRARAAIKALAGQVQPLVRDPADIADLLSYQLVSGVVSASADPFET